A part of Capsicum annuum cultivar UCD-10X-F1 chromosome 6, UCD10Xv1.1, whole genome shotgun sequence genomic DNA contains:
- the LOC107874598 gene encoding LOB domain-containing protein 15, with the protein MSRERERMDEMGKKLKTEIIDASNSQLNMQQLQMGRRHVLGPVAGGTTLNHVTPCAACKLLRRRCAEECPFSPYFSPHEPHKFAAVHKVFGASNVSKLLMEVPVGQRADAANSLVYEANVRLRDPVYGCMGAISALQQQIQNLQAELNSIRAEILRYKYREAANSLIIASISTSVAPELPQAPPTPPPPPPPPSMVVVSSSSSSTSSVSSNLYTPASSSVANFSAITNNSIAYFDQ; encoded by the exons ATGTCAAGAGAAAG ggAGAGAATGGATGAGATGGGAAAGAAGTTAAAGACAGAGATCATTGATGCATCAAATTCACAGCTAAATATGCAACAATTACAAATGGGAAGAAGACACGTATTGGGTCCTGTTGCAGGAGGAACAACATTGAACCATGTTACACCTTGTGCTGCTTGTAAGCTTTTAAGAAGAAGATGTGCTGAGGAATGCCCTTTTTCTCCTTATTTCTCCCCACATGAACCTCACAAATTTGCTGCTGTTCATAAAGTCTTTGGTGCTAGCAATGTCTCCAAGTTGCTCATG GAGGTGCCAGTGGGACAAAGAGCAGATGCAGCAAATAGTTTGGTATATGAAGCAAATGTGAGGCTAAGGGATCCAGTGTATGGATGCATGGGTGCAATTTCAGCattacaacaacaaattcaaaatttacaAGCTGAGCTTAATTCAATAAGAGCTGAAATTCTTAGGTACAAATATAGAGAAGCTGCCAATAGTCTTATTATTGCATCAATTTCAACCTCTGTGGCACCTGAGCTGCCCCAAGCTCCTCCTACTCCGCCGCCGCCTCCACCACCACCATCTATGGTGGTGGTTTCGTcgtcatcatcttctacttcttcagtttcatctaatttgtacACACCAGCTTCGTCTAGTGTGGCAAACTTTAGTGCCATTACCAATAATAGCATAGCATATTTTGATCAGTAA
- the LOC107875416 gene encoding CBL-interacting serine/threonine-protein kinase 11: protein MPEKLLFGKYELGKLLGCGAFAKVYHAREINSGKSVAIKVINKSNICNKDGIPDKKIEREVSIMRQLQHPYIVKLHEVLATKTKIYFIMEYVKGGELFNLIANKSRFSEDLSRKCFQQLISAVNYCHLRGVYHRDLKPENILIDENGDIKVSDFGLSATTDQIQSFDGLLHTVCGTPAYVAPEILTIKGYDGAKTDIWSCGIILYIMIAGYFPFYDQNLMLMYKKIYKGEFRCPKWMSPDVKRILSRLLDVNPGTRITIDEIIRDPWFRKGLKFIKFSGEEENKDSLISNSFNAFDLISFSSGLDISGLLKSNNPMDDLERMVVEESPERLIERIEELGKKENFRLRKKKDWGIEMKVQNGKVTMRLDVYRLTEHLVIMEVQKNDGDGDLYKDVWRNKLKPIILGQQIPKIEDSDS from the coding sequence ATGCCGGAGAAACTCCTATTCGGAAAATATGAGCTTGGAAAGCTACTTGGTTGCGGCGCATTTGCCAAAGTGTACCACGCTAGAGAAATCAACAGTGGCAAAAGCGTCGCGATCAAAGTAATTAATAAGAGCAATATTTGCAACAAAGATGGCATACCTGACAAGAAAATCGAACGTGAAGTCTCCATTATGCGCCAGCTACAACATCCATACATTGTTAAACTCCATGAAGTTCTGGCCACCAAGACGAAGATCTATTTCATCATGGAATATGTTAAAGGAGGCGAATTATTCAACCTGATCGCGAATAAAAGCAGATTTAGCGAGGATCTAAGTCGCAAATGCTTCCAACAACTGATCTCCGCGGTTAATTATTGCCATTTACGCGGAGTTTACCATCGTGACTTGAAACCAGAAAACATTCTAATAGACGAAAATGGAGATATCAAGGTTTCTGATTTCGGACTCAGTGCTACAACTGACCAAATTCAATCATTCGATGGACTTCTGCATACGGTTTGTGGAACTCCAGCTTATGTAGCACCGGAGATATTGACGATCAAAGgatatgatggagcgaaaactgaTATATGGTCATGTGGAATTATTCTTTATATTATGATCGCTGGTTATTTCCCATTTTACGATCAGAACCTGATGTTAATGTACAAGAAAATCTATAAAGGTGAATTCAGGTGTCCGAAATGGATGTCTCCGGATGTTAAACGGATACTATCTCGTCTTCTGGATGTAAATCCAGGGACGAGAATAACGATTGATGAGATCATCAGGGATCCATGGTTTAGAAAGGGattgaaattcatcaaattctcAGGAGAGGAAGAAAATAAGGATTCGTTAATATCAAACTCTTTCAACGCGTTTGATTTAATTTCATTCTCTTCAGGGTTGGACATTTCAGGATTGCTCAAATCGAACAATCCGATGGATGATTTGGAGAGGATGGTGGTGGAAGAGTCGCCGGAGAGGTTAATCGAAAGAATTGAAGAGCTGGGGAAGAAGGAGAATTTCAGGTTGAGGAAGAAAAAAGATTGGGGAATTGAGATGAAAGTGCAAAATGGTAAAGTAACTATGAGATTGGATGTGTATCGATTGACCGAACATTTAGTAATTATGGAAGTTCAAAAAAATGATGGTGATGGTGACTTGTATAAAGATGTATGGAGGAATAAATTGAAGCCGATAATTCTGGGCCAGCAAATACCAAAGATTGAGGATTCCGATAGCTAG
- the LOC107875415 gene encoding probable serine/threonine-protein kinase WNK4 isoform X3 → MYKGRFSENCKESEDDDLGYVETDPTGRYGRFEEVLGKGAMKTVYRAIDELLGMEVAWSQIKLNDLLQSPEDIERLYSEVHLLSTLNHPSIMKFYTSWIDVEKRTFNFITEMFTSGTLRGYRKKYQRVDIRAVKIWARQILEGLVYLHEHDPPVIHRDLKCDNIFVNGHLGQVKIGDLGLAAILRGSQRAHSVIGTPEFMAPELYDENYDELVDVYSFGMCMLEMLTGEYPYSECVNPAQIYKKVISGKRPRAFYKVQDLDAQRFIRICLGPASSRLSAKELMLDPFLLIDDADGESVTMMRLQKAILNDKLAIEDLHLNEDVPRTNMNITGKLNPEDDTIFLKVQIAGKEGDVRNVFFPFDIVTDTTTEVANEMVKELEITDWKPCEIANMIDGEISGLVPQWKKWNQFESADYHVLSFKDDDNDHHNPFQGDMFDDTSSQSSSHSANYSNFNYLSEDENDPLTTSTRQSQPSAAITHHTSRFCPRENSITGQSLARTCYKQCKAMLESKGTCSTSKEKGKVDARRLTRNRSLVDMRSQLLHKSLVEEVHKRRLFKTVGAVENIGFQQPYEDLKRSPRSMNCTYSMSLSSDGKGQGYKSRRH, encoded by the exons atgtataaaGGAAGGTTTTCTGAAAACTGCAAAGAATCAGAGGATGATGATCTTGGGTATGTTGAAACTGACCCTACTGGTCGTTATGGACGT TTCGAGGAAGTTTTGGGAAAAGGGGCAATGAAAACAGTATATAGGGCAATTGATGAATTGCTAGGTATGGAAGTGGCATGGAGCCAAATTAAACTTAATGATTTGCTTCAGTCACCAGAGGATATAGAGAGGCTTTACTCTGAAGTTCATCTGCTTAGCACCCTCAATCACCCTTCTATCATGAAATTCTATACTTCTTGGATCGATGTCGAGAAAAGGACCTTCAATTTCATTACTGAGATGTTCACTTCCGGTACTCTCCGAGG ATACAGAAAGAAATATCAGCGAGTAGATATTCGAGCTGTAAAGATTTGGGCACGCCAAATTCTGGAAGGTCTGGTTTATTTACATGAACATGATCCACCAGTTATCCATCGAGACCTGAAGTGTGATAACATATTTGTTAATGGTCATCTTGGACAAGTGAAGATTGGGGACTTGGGATTGGCAGCAATTCTTCGTGGATCTCAGCGAGCACACAGTGTTATAG GAACACCTGAGTTCATGGCACCAGAATTGTATGACGAGAACTATGATGAGCTTGTTGATGTATATTCATTTGGCATGTGCATGTTGGAGATGCTTACTGGTGAATATCCATACAGTGAATGTGTGAACCCTGCACAAATATACAAGAAAGTGATCTCC GGTAAGAGGCCAAGGGCATTTTATAAAGTTCAAGACTTGGATGCACAAAGGTTTATTAGGATATGCTTGGGGCCAGCATCGAGTAGATTATCAGCTAAAGAACTAATGCTTGATCCGTTCCTGTTGATTGACGATGCTGATGGTGAGTCGGTTACAATGATGCGACTACAAAAGGCTATCTTGAATGATAAACTCGCTATTGAGGATCTCCACTTGAATGAGGATGTCCCAAGGACTAATATGAACATCACAGGGAAGTTGAACCCTGAAGATGATACCATTTTTCTTAAAGTGCAGATTGCGGGTAAAGAAG GTGACGTTAGGAATGTGTTTTTCCCATTTGACATTGTGACTGACACCACCACGGAGGTTGCAAATGAAATGGTGAAGGAATTAGAAATTACCGACTGGAAGCCATGTGAAATCGCTAatatgattgatggagaaatatCCGGTCTGGTACCTCAGTGGAAGAAATGGAATCAGTTTGAATCGGCCGATTACCATGTGCTAAGCTTTAAGGATGATGATAACGATCACCATAACCCTTTCCAAG GTGATATGTTTGATGATACCAGCTCTCAAAGCTCGTCGCACTCTGCAAACTATTCCAACTTCAATTACTTATCCGAAGATGAGAATGATCCTTTGACAACTTCCACAAGACAAAGCCAGCCATCTGCTGCAATCACTCACCACACTTCCCGGTTCTGCCCCAGGGAAAACTCAATCACGGGGCAGTCTTTGGCAAGAACGTGCTACAAGCAATGCAAAGCTATGCTAGAATCAAAAGGAACTTGTTCCACCTCTAAAGAGAAAGGCAAAGTTGATGCGCGTAGACTAACAAGGAACAGGTCCTTAGTGGACATGCGGAGCCAGTTGTTGCACAAGTCATTGGTGGAGGAAGTGCACAAGAGACGATTGTTCAAGACGGTTGGTGCTGTTGAAAATATCGGGTTTCAACAACCTTACGAGGATTTGAAGAGGAGTCCTCGATCGATGAATTGCACTTATTCAATGAGCTTGTCAAGTGATGGTAAGGGACAAGGTTACAAATCAAGAAGACATTAA
- the LOC107875415 gene encoding probable serine/threonine-protein kinase WNK4 isoform X2: MYKGRFSENCKESEDDDLGYVETDPTGRYGRFEEVLGKGAMKTVYRAIDELLGMEVAWSQIKLNDLLQSPEDIERLYSEVHLLSTLNHPSIMKFYTSWIDVEKRTFNFITEMFTSGTLRGYRKKYQRVDIRAVKIWARQILEGLVYLHEHDPPVIHRDLKCDNIFVNGHLGQVKIGDLGLAAILRGSQRAHSVIGTPEFMAPELYDENYDELVDVYSFGMCMLEMLTGEYPYSECVNPAQIYKKVISGKRPRAFYKVQDLDAQRFIRICLGPASSRLSAKELMLDPFLLIDDADGESVTMMRLQKAILNDKLAIEDLHLNEDVPRTNMNITGKLNPEDDTIFLKVQIAGKEGDVRNVFFPFDIVTDTTTEVANEMVKELEITDWKPCEIANMIDGEISGLVPQWKKWNQFESADYHVLSFKDDDNDHHNPFQGFSSSSSSQVSLSGDMFDDTSSQSSSHSANYSNFNYLSEDENDPLTTSTRQSQPSAAITHHTSRFCPRENSITGQSLARTCYKQCKAMLESKGTCSTSKEKGKVDARRLTRNRSLVDMRSQLLHKSLVEEVHKRRLFKTVGAVENIGFQQPYEDLKRSPRSMNCTYSMSLSSDGKGQGYKSRRH; the protein is encoded by the exons atgtataaaGGAAGGTTTTCTGAAAACTGCAAAGAATCAGAGGATGATGATCTTGGGTATGTTGAAACTGACCCTACTGGTCGTTATGGACGT TTCGAGGAAGTTTTGGGAAAAGGGGCAATGAAAACAGTATATAGGGCAATTGATGAATTGCTAGGTATGGAAGTGGCATGGAGCCAAATTAAACTTAATGATTTGCTTCAGTCACCAGAGGATATAGAGAGGCTTTACTCTGAAGTTCATCTGCTTAGCACCCTCAATCACCCTTCTATCATGAAATTCTATACTTCTTGGATCGATGTCGAGAAAAGGACCTTCAATTTCATTACTGAGATGTTCACTTCCGGTACTCTCCGAGG ATACAGAAAGAAATATCAGCGAGTAGATATTCGAGCTGTAAAGATTTGGGCACGCCAAATTCTGGAAGGTCTGGTTTATTTACATGAACATGATCCACCAGTTATCCATCGAGACCTGAAGTGTGATAACATATTTGTTAATGGTCATCTTGGACAAGTGAAGATTGGGGACTTGGGATTGGCAGCAATTCTTCGTGGATCTCAGCGAGCACACAGTGTTATAG GAACACCTGAGTTCATGGCACCAGAATTGTATGACGAGAACTATGATGAGCTTGTTGATGTATATTCATTTGGCATGTGCATGTTGGAGATGCTTACTGGTGAATATCCATACAGTGAATGTGTGAACCCTGCACAAATATACAAGAAAGTGATCTCC GGTAAGAGGCCAAGGGCATTTTATAAAGTTCAAGACTTGGATGCACAAAGGTTTATTAGGATATGCTTGGGGCCAGCATCGAGTAGATTATCAGCTAAAGAACTAATGCTTGATCCGTTCCTGTTGATTGACGATGCTGATGGTGAGTCGGTTACAATGATGCGACTACAAAAGGCTATCTTGAATGATAAACTCGCTATTGAGGATCTCCACTTGAATGAGGATGTCCCAAGGACTAATATGAACATCACAGGGAAGTTGAACCCTGAAGATGATACCATTTTTCTTAAAGTGCAGATTGCGGGTAAAGAAG GTGACGTTAGGAATGTGTTTTTCCCATTTGACATTGTGACTGACACCACCACGGAGGTTGCAAATGAAATGGTGAAGGAATTAGAAATTACCGACTGGAAGCCATGTGAAATCGCTAatatgattgatggagaaatatCCGGTCTGGTACCTCAGTGGAAGAAATGGAATCAGTTTGAATCGGCCGATTACCATGTGCTAAGCTTTAAGGATGATGATAACGATCACCATAACCCTTTCCAAGGtttctcatcttcttcatcttcccaAGTGTCATTGTCAG GTGATATGTTTGATGATACCAGCTCTCAAAGCTCGTCGCACTCTGCAAACTATTCCAACTTCAATTACTTATCCGAAGATGAGAATGATCCTTTGACAACTTCCACAAGACAAAGCCAGCCATCTGCTGCAATCACTCACCACACTTCCCGGTTCTGCCCCAGGGAAAACTCAATCACGGGGCAGTCTTTGGCAAGAACGTGCTACAAGCAATGCAAAGCTATGCTAGAATCAAAAGGAACTTGTTCCACCTCTAAAGAGAAAGGCAAAGTTGATGCGCGTAGACTAACAAGGAACAGGTCCTTAGTGGACATGCGGAGCCAGTTGTTGCACAAGTCATTGGTGGAGGAAGTGCACAAGAGACGATTGTTCAAGACGGTTGGTGCTGTTGAAAATATCGGGTTTCAACAACCTTACGAGGATTTGAAGAGGAGTCCTCGATCGATGAATTGCACTTATTCAATGAGCTTGTCAAGTGATGGTAAGGGACAAGGTTACAAATCAAGAAGACATTAA
- the LOC107875415 gene encoding probable serine/threonine-protein kinase WNK4 isoform X1 gives MYKGRFSENCKESEDDDLGYVETDPTGRYGRFEEVLGKGAMKTVYRAIDELLGMEVAWSQIKLNDLLQSPEDIERLYSEVHLLSTLNHPSIMKFYTSWIDVEKRTFNFITEMFTSGTLRGYRKKYQRVDIRAVKIWARQILEGLVYLHEHDPPVIHRDLKCDNIFVNGHLGQVKIGDLGLAAILRGSQRAHSVIGTPEFMAPELYDENYDELVDVYSFGMCMLEMLTGEYPYSECVNPAQIYKKVISGKRPRAFYKVQDLDAQRFIRICLGPASSRLSAKELMLDPFLLIDDADGESVTMMRLQKAILNDKLAIEDLHLNEDVPRTNMNITGKLNPEDDTIFLKVQIAGKEGDVRNVFFPFDIVTDTTTEVANEMVKELEITDWKPCEIANMIDGEISGLVPQWKKWNQFESADYHVLSFKDDDNDHHNPFQGFSSSSSSQVSLSGLLSSQVIDTNTNDHHWLYGDMFDDTSSQSSSHSANYSNFNYLSEDENDPLTTSTRQSQPSAAITHHTSRFCPRENSITGQSLARTCYKQCKAMLESKGTCSTSKEKGKVDARRLTRNRSLVDMRSQLLHKSLVEEVHKRRLFKTVGAVENIGFQQPYEDLKRSPRSMNCTYSMSLSSDGKGQGYKSRRH, from the exons atgtataaaGGAAGGTTTTCTGAAAACTGCAAAGAATCAGAGGATGATGATCTTGGGTATGTTGAAACTGACCCTACTGGTCGTTATGGACGT TTCGAGGAAGTTTTGGGAAAAGGGGCAATGAAAACAGTATATAGGGCAATTGATGAATTGCTAGGTATGGAAGTGGCATGGAGCCAAATTAAACTTAATGATTTGCTTCAGTCACCAGAGGATATAGAGAGGCTTTACTCTGAAGTTCATCTGCTTAGCACCCTCAATCACCCTTCTATCATGAAATTCTATACTTCTTGGATCGATGTCGAGAAAAGGACCTTCAATTTCATTACTGAGATGTTCACTTCCGGTACTCTCCGAGG ATACAGAAAGAAATATCAGCGAGTAGATATTCGAGCTGTAAAGATTTGGGCACGCCAAATTCTGGAAGGTCTGGTTTATTTACATGAACATGATCCACCAGTTATCCATCGAGACCTGAAGTGTGATAACATATTTGTTAATGGTCATCTTGGACAAGTGAAGATTGGGGACTTGGGATTGGCAGCAATTCTTCGTGGATCTCAGCGAGCACACAGTGTTATAG GAACACCTGAGTTCATGGCACCAGAATTGTATGACGAGAACTATGATGAGCTTGTTGATGTATATTCATTTGGCATGTGCATGTTGGAGATGCTTACTGGTGAATATCCATACAGTGAATGTGTGAACCCTGCACAAATATACAAGAAAGTGATCTCC GGTAAGAGGCCAAGGGCATTTTATAAAGTTCAAGACTTGGATGCACAAAGGTTTATTAGGATATGCTTGGGGCCAGCATCGAGTAGATTATCAGCTAAAGAACTAATGCTTGATCCGTTCCTGTTGATTGACGATGCTGATGGTGAGTCGGTTACAATGATGCGACTACAAAAGGCTATCTTGAATGATAAACTCGCTATTGAGGATCTCCACTTGAATGAGGATGTCCCAAGGACTAATATGAACATCACAGGGAAGTTGAACCCTGAAGATGATACCATTTTTCTTAAAGTGCAGATTGCGGGTAAAGAAG GTGACGTTAGGAATGTGTTTTTCCCATTTGACATTGTGACTGACACCACCACGGAGGTTGCAAATGAAATGGTGAAGGAATTAGAAATTACCGACTGGAAGCCATGTGAAATCGCTAatatgattgatggagaaatatCCGGTCTGGTACCTCAGTGGAAGAAATGGAATCAGTTTGAATCGGCCGATTACCATGTGCTAAGCTTTAAGGATGATGATAACGATCACCATAACCCTTTCCAAGGtttctcatcttcttcatcttcccaAGTGTCATTGTCAGGTCTGCTCTCCTCTCAAGTGATTGACACAAACACCAATGACCATCATTGGCTTTATG GTGATATGTTTGATGATACCAGCTCTCAAAGCTCGTCGCACTCTGCAAACTATTCCAACTTCAATTACTTATCCGAAGATGAGAATGATCCTTTGACAACTTCCACAAGACAAAGCCAGCCATCTGCTGCAATCACTCACCACACTTCCCGGTTCTGCCCCAGGGAAAACTCAATCACGGGGCAGTCTTTGGCAAGAACGTGCTACAAGCAATGCAAAGCTATGCTAGAATCAAAAGGAACTTGTTCCACCTCTAAAGAGAAAGGCAAAGTTGATGCGCGTAGACTAACAAGGAACAGGTCCTTAGTGGACATGCGGAGCCAGTTGTTGCACAAGTCATTGGTGGAGGAAGTGCACAAGAGACGATTGTTCAAGACGGTTGGTGCTGTTGAAAATATCGGGTTTCAACAACCTTACGAGGATTTGAAGAGGAGTCCTCGATCGATGAATTGCACTTATTCAATGAGCTTGTCAAGTGATGGTAAGGGACAAGGTTACAAATCAAGAAGACATTAA
- the LOC107875415 gene encoding probable serine/threonine-protein kinase WNK4 isoform X4, with the protein MDLLRRIHLIECRYRKKYQRVDIRAVKIWARQILEGLVYLHEHDPPVIHRDLKCDNIFVNGHLGQVKIGDLGLAAILRGSQRAHSVIGTPEFMAPELYDENYDELVDVYSFGMCMLEMLTGEYPYSECVNPAQIYKKVISGKRPRAFYKVQDLDAQRFIRICLGPASSRLSAKELMLDPFLLIDDADGESVTMMRLQKAILNDKLAIEDLHLNEDVPRTNMNITGKLNPEDDTIFLKVQIAGKEGDVRNVFFPFDIVTDTTTEVANEMVKELEITDWKPCEIANMIDGEISGLVPQWKKWNQFESADYHVLSFKDDDNDHHNPFQGFSSSSSSQVSLSGLLSSQVIDTNTNDHHWLYGDMFDDTSSQSSSHSANYSNFNYLSEDENDPLTTSTRQSQPSAAITHHTSRFCPRENSITGQSLARTCYKQCKAMLESKGTCSTSKEKGKVDARRLTRNRSLVDMRSQLLHKSLVEEVHKRRLFKTVGAVENIGFQQPYEDLKRSPRSMNCTYSMSLSSDGKGQGYKSRRH; encoded by the exons ATGGATTTGCTGAGAAGGATACATTTGATTGAATGCAGATACAGAAAGAAATATCAGCGAGTAGATATTCGAGCTGTAAAGATTTGGGCACGCCAAATTCTGGAAGGTCTGGTTTATTTACATGAACATGATCCACCAGTTATCCATCGAGACCTGAAGTGTGATAACATATTTGTTAATGGTCATCTTGGACAAGTGAAGATTGGGGACTTGGGATTGGCAGCAATTCTTCGTGGATCTCAGCGAGCACACAGTGTTATAG GAACACCTGAGTTCATGGCACCAGAATTGTATGACGAGAACTATGATGAGCTTGTTGATGTATATTCATTTGGCATGTGCATGTTGGAGATGCTTACTGGTGAATATCCATACAGTGAATGTGTGAACCCTGCACAAATATACAAGAAAGTGATCTCC GGTAAGAGGCCAAGGGCATTTTATAAAGTTCAAGACTTGGATGCACAAAGGTTTATTAGGATATGCTTGGGGCCAGCATCGAGTAGATTATCAGCTAAAGAACTAATGCTTGATCCGTTCCTGTTGATTGACGATGCTGATGGTGAGTCGGTTACAATGATGCGACTACAAAAGGCTATCTTGAATGATAAACTCGCTATTGAGGATCTCCACTTGAATGAGGATGTCCCAAGGACTAATATGAACATCACAGGGAAGTTGAACCCTGAAGATGATACCATTTTTCTTAAAGTGCAGATTGCGGGTAAAGAAG GTGACGTTAGGAATGTGTTTTTCCCATTTGACATTGTGACTGACACCACCACGGAGGTTGCAAATGAAATGGTGAAGGAATTAGAAATTACCGACTGGAAGCCATGTGAAATCGCTAatatgattgatggagaaatatCCGGTCTGGTACCTCAGTGGAAGAAATGGAATCAGTTTGAATCGGCCGATTACCATGTGCTAAGCTTTAAGGATGATGATAACGATCACCATAACCCTTTCCAAGGtttctcatcttcttcatcttcccaAGTGTCATTGTCAGGTCTGCTCTCCTCTCAAGTGATTGACACAAACACCAATGACCATCATTGGCTTTATG GTGATATGTTTGATGATACCAGCTCTCAAAGCTCGTCGCACTCTGCAAACTATTCCAACTTCAATTACTTATCCGAAGATGAGAATGATCCTTTGACAACTTCCACAAGACAAAGCCAGCCATCTGCTGCAATCACTCACCACACTTCCCGGTTCTGCCCCAGGGAAAACTCAATCACGGGGCAGTCTTTGGCAAGAACGTGCTACAAGCAATGCAAAGCTATGCTAGAATCAAAAGGAACTTGTTCCACCTCTAAAGAGAAAGGCAAAGTTGATGCGCGTAGACTAACAAGGAACAGGTCCTTAGTGGACATGCGGAGCCAGTTGTTGCACAAGTCATTGGTGGAGGAAGTGCACAAGAGACGATTGTTCAAGACGGTTGGTGCTGTTGAAAATATCGGGTTTCAACAACCTTACGAGGATTTGAAGAGGAGTCCTCGATCGATGAATTGCACTTATTCAATGAGCTTGTCAAGTGATGGTAAGGGACAAGGTTACAAATCAAGAAGACATTAA